The following proteins are co-located in the Methylocystis heyeri genome:
- a CDS encoding type IV secretion system protein VirB3, whose translation MGGLTRPPMMVGIPYTLFVMEFCIVVLIFINTKNLLMFLLVIPIHGIAYALTVRDNRFVDIILVRFGKCPVTRNHRFWGGDSYKP comes from the coding sequence GTGGGTGGCCTAACTCGGCCGCCCATGATGGTGGGGATTCCATACACGCTCTTCGTGATGGAGTTTTGCATCGTCGTGCTGATCTTCATCAACACGAAAAACCTGCTGATGTTCCTGCTGGTGATCCCGATCCACGGCATCGCATACGCCTTGACCGTAAGGGACAATCGCTTCGTGGACATTATCCTGGTTCGCTTCGGCAAATGCCCCGTCACGCGCAACCATCGCTTTTGGGGCGGCGACTCTTACAAACCGTGA
- a CDS encoding TrbC/VirB2 family protein, with the protein MKRMSLSKVAWVIAALAMLAVLTSSDAAWATGSTFQPLNTALTSVLTFMTGTFATTAATVAVAAVGFLALTSRIPWSWCFSVVIGVALIFGAAQIVQSLTSGMGGG; encoded by the coding sequence ATGAAACGCATGAGTCTGTCGAAGGTCGCTTGGGTGATCGCTGCGCTGGCGATGCTCGCGGTATTGACGAGTTCGGACGCAGCCTGGGCGACTGGCTCTACGTTTCAGCCACTGAACACGGCTCTGACCAGCGTGCTCACCTTCATGACGGGCACGTTCGCGACGACCGCGGCGACCGTCGCGGTGGCGGCGGTCGGATTCCTGGCTTTGACCTCGCGCATTCCTTGGTCCTGGTGCTTTTCCGTCGTGATCGGTGTCGCCCTGATTTTCGGCGCCGCGCAGATCGTCCAGTCACTCACCTCCGGAATGGGTGGCGGCTGA
- a CDS encoding lytic transglycosylase domain-containing protein, producing MRYALVFALAASWTASAHGEEAEPGVLRERGRTVVVRRQAPEKTPAAQPECSAWMDAASLRDLVRQEARKQGVDEKAALAILNQESTDGEQVNSPKGARGPMQLMPATAAQYGVKDICNPVENVTGGVAFLKDLMAQFQGNLMLVAAAYNAGSERVYRSNGVPPNAETVRYVASVTNKYYGLGELTVRRGKSAARRATDGSPLQEVSRAPTSKPEPYKGQQWIGGSVLYVSSDEEGDGR from the coding sequence ATGCGCTACGCACTGGTTTTTGCCTTGGCGGCCTCTTGGACAGCCAGCGCTCACGGAGAAGAAGCCGAGCCGGGCGTCCTCAGGGAGCGCGGACGAACGGTGGTGGTCAGGCGCCAAGCGCCCGAGAAAACTCCCGCGGCCCAGCCGGAATGTTCGGCGTGGATGGACGCGGCCAGTTTGCGCGATCTCGTCAGGCAGGAAGCGCGAAAGCAGGGCGTCGACGAAAAGGCGGCGCTCGCAATCCTCAATCAAGAATCGACGGATGGCGAGCAGGTCAACTCGCCGAAGGGCGCCCGTGGTCCAATGCAGCTGATGCCGGCCACCGCAGCTCAGTACGGCGTCAAGGACATATGCAACCCGGTGGAGAACGTAACTGGCGGCGTGGCCTTCCTCAAAGATCTGATGGCGCAGTTTCAGGGCAATCTGATGCTGGTCGCGGCGGCTTACAACGCGGGTAGCGAGCGCGTCTACAGGTCGAACGGCGTACCGCCGAACGCGGAAACAGTGCGCTACGTCGCCTCCGTCACCAACAAATATTACGGGCTCGGCGAGTTGACGGTTCGCCGCGGGAAAAGCGCGGCGAGACGCGCAACGGATGGTTCCCCGCTGCAGGAAGTCTCGCGCGCTCCCACTTCAAAGCCCGAGCCGTACAAGGGCCAGCAATGGATAGGCGGTTCGGTTCTTTACGTGAGTTCCGACGAGGAAGGAGACGGTCGATGA
- a CDS encoding thermonuclease family protein: protein MSLPLPRDLARALAFFLAPLLLAPLALAQQSGAASPPPPAQGATKPLPVFEIPQSGVEFQTGDTWGQNGQTFRLYGIQSCIRGTTFTNPAGAKLDCGEASIAYLAALIRDTKPRCTAVAQTASPPLIYTVCAAHVGANTLDLGTVMVTQGFAFAATDANGKPVNLQYAVAEGEAQKAKRGLWIARDLPHPTAILNKALRDAERAQ from the coding sequence ATGTCGTTGCCCCTCCCCCGTGACCTTGCGCGCGCCCTCGCTTTTTTCCTTGCGCCGCTACTACTCGCTCCGCTCGCCCTGGCGCAGCAATCTGGCGCAGCCTCGCCGCCCCCTCCCGCGCAGGGTGCCACGAAGCCCCTCCCCGTTTTCGAAATTCCGCAAAGCGGCGTCGAGTTTCAAACCGGCGACACCTGGGGACAAAACGGCCAGACCTTTCGCCTCTATGGCATTCAATCCTGTATTCGCGGAACCACTTTCACCAATCCCGCCGGCGCCAAACTCGATTGCGGCGAAGCGTCCATCGCCTATCTCGCCGCGCTCATTCGCGACACCAAACCCCGGTGCACCGCCGTCGCGCAAACCGCATCGCCGCCCCTGATCTACACCGTATGCGCCGCTCACGTCGGCGCGAACACGTTGGACCTCGGAACGGTCATGGTGACTCAGGGTTTCGCCTTCGCCGCCACCGACGCCAACGGCAAACCTGTGAACCTGCAATACGCCGTCGCCGAAGGCGAAGCTCAGAAGGCCAAACGCGGGCTTTGGATCGCGCGCGACCTGCCCCACCCCACCGCAATATTGAACAAGGCGTTGCGCGACGCCGAGCGCGCGCAATAG
- a CDS encoding DUF7146 domain-containing protein, which yields MQQRAADIAKILAGKPEGAGYLCRCPVRSHGKGRGDLRPSLGVSDGDRGLMVHCFAGCDPREVLAALRKLAPDASPLRAPATPGGGVPPRRAVKTTTDLALRLWRAAIDVAGTPAETYLRSRSLPASPPKTIRFLRSYRYDETRRFPCLVAAVQAPSRDIVAVQLTFLHHSGRRKAEVEHPRRAIGPLGDALLRLAPVAEHLGLAEGFETAWAASLLENGAPVWATLGADRFGVVTLPPSVRRVTIYADYDAPSLSNALAFFARHSELDVWIARPPIIGADFAQILELQSAASKSAALLK from the coding sequence ATGCAGCAGCGCGCCGCCGACATCGCCAAAATCCTTGCCGGGAAGCCGGAAGGAGCAGGCTACCTCTGTCGCTGCCCCGTGCGCAGCCACGGCAAAGGACGCGGCGATCTTCGACCATCCCTTGGCGTGTCTGACGGCGATCGCGGCCTGATGGTTCATTGCTTCGCCGGCTGCGATCCCCGCGAGGTACTCGCCGCCTTGCGGAAGCTCGCGCCAGACGCTTCGCCTCTACGCGCTCCCGCCACTCCGGGCGGCGGCGTTCCGCCGCGCCGCGCAGTCAAAACCACGACCGACCTCGCCTTGCGGCTCTGGCGCGCGGCGATCGACGTCGCCGGCACACCCGCCGAAACCTATTTGCGCTCGCGCTCTCTGCCGGCGAGCCCGCCCAAAACCATCCGCTTCCTCAGATCCTACCGCTACGACGAAACCCGCCGCTTTCCCTGCCTCGTCGCCGCCGTTCAAGCGCCGTCGCGCGACATCGTCGCCGTCCAACTCACCTTCCTCCATCATTCCGGCCGTCGCAAAGCCGAGGTCGAACACCCGCGCCGCGCCATTGGCCCGCTCGGCGACGCTCTGCTGCGCCTTGCTCCCGTCGCCGAGCATCTCGGCCTCGCCGAAGGATTCGAAACCGCATGGGCCGCATCGCTTCTCGAAAACGGCGCTCCCGTATGGGCGACGCTCGGCGCCGATCGCTTTGGCGTCGTTACGCTCCCGCCGAGCGTTCGCCGCGTCACCATCTATGCCGATTATGACGCCCCGAGCCTTTCCAACGCGCTCGCCTTCTTCGCGCGTCATTCCGAACTCGACGTTTGGATAGCGCGGCCGCCCATCATCGGCGC